A stretch of Exiguobacterium sp. BMC-KP DNA encodes these proteins:
- a CDS encoding glutamate synthase subunit beta yields the protein MKRRDQFMTVARSSGTERHPSERVSDFNEYKTALTEAEASQQASRCMDCGTPFCHVGEVFDQVKIGCPVYNLIPEWNLLVEEGRFQEALDRLLETNNFPEFTGRVCPAPCEGSCTLSIHEPAVAIKDIERSIIDIGFEKGWVVPRIPTIRSTHSVAIVGSGPAGLAAADQLNQAGHQVTVFEREDRVGGLLTYGIPAMKLDKKVVQRRVDLLEAEGIRFRTNVTIGTDITLATLEAEYDAVILCVGATEPRKLTEAPTRGVGYAMDYLTGVTRHVLSQEPLSPDHDARDKDILVIGGGDTGADCVATALRQRCRSVVQFGKHEQPGTTRATGNMWPDTPLLYSIDYGYAEALQQFGRDPREYLIAIKRFTTSESGQVTGVWTIQTTKTTNESGEVIFGEVEGSDRYFPVDQVWIAIGFSGVEENVLEHLAVASERGKIKTTRYATNRPGVFAAGDARRGQSLIVWAIREGREVAEAVGQYLRTMQQTG from the coding sequence ATGAAACGACGCGATCAATTCATGACAGTCGCTCGTTCGAGCGGTACGGAACGACATCCAAGCGAACGAGTGAGTGACTTTAACGAATACAAGACAGCTTTGACGGAAGCGGAAGCGAGTCAACAAGCCAGTCGGTGTATGGACTGCGGCACACCGTTTTGCCATGTAGGAGAAGTGTTTGATCAAGTGAAGATTGGTTGTCCAGTCTATAACCTGATTCCGGAATGGAACTTACTTGTAGAGGAAGGACGTTTTCAAGAAGCACTCGATCGATTGCTTGAGACAAACAATTTTCCTGAATTCACAGGTCGCGTCTGCCCGGCACCATGCGAAGGGTCGTGTACGTTATCGATTCATGAACCTGCAGTTGCAATCAAGGATATCGAACGGTCGATCATTGACATCGGGTTTGAAAAAGGATGGGTCGTGCCTCGAATCCCAACGATACGTTCGACACATTCCGTTGCCATTGTCGGCTCGGGTCCTGCTGGTCTTGCAGCTGCTGATCAGCTGAATCAAGCCGGGCACCAGGTCACTGTCTTTGAACGGGAAGACCGTGTCGGTGGATTATTAACGTATGGAATACCAGCGATGAAACTTGATAAAAAAGTCGTACAACGACGTGTTGATTTATTAGAAGCTGAAGGGATTCGCTTTCGGACGAATGTCACGATTGGCACAGACATTACGTTAGCGACACTTGAAGCAGAATATGACGCTGTCATCTTGTGTGTCGGTGCGACGGAACCTCGCAAATTAACAGAAGCACCAACGCGAGGAGTCGGTTATGCGATGGATTATCTGACTGGCGTGACGCGTCACGTGCTCTCGCAAGAACCGTTGTCTCCTGATCATGACGCAAGAGATAAAGATATTCTCGTCATTGGTGGGGGCGATACAGGAGCAGACTGTGTAGCAACAGCGCTTCGACAACGGTGTCGCTCCGTTGTCCAATTCGGTAAACATGAACAACCGGGCACGACACGTGCAACCGGAAACATGTGGCCGGACACACCGTTACTCTATTCGATTGATTATGGCTATGCGGAGGCATTGCAACAGTTCGGTCGGGATCCACGTGAATACTTGATCGCCATCAAGCGGTTTACGACGAGTGAATCTGGTCAAGTCACCGGTGTCTGGACGATTCAGACAACGAAAACAACAAATGAATCGGGTGAGGTGATTTTTGGGGAAGTCGAAGGGAGCGATCGTTACTTCCCAGTCGATCAAGTCTGGATTGCTATCGGGTTCAGTGGGGTGGAAGAAAACGTGCTCGAGCATTTAGCGGTTGCATCGGAGCGCGGGAAAATCAAGACGACGCGTTACGCGACGAACCGTCCAGGCGTATTTGCTGCAGGTGATGCAAGACGTGGGCAATCACTCATCGTTTGGGCGATTCGCGAGGGTCGTGAAGTCGCAGAAGCGGTCGGGCAATATTTAAGAACGATGCAACAAACTGGCTGA